The nucleotide sequence CGGCATCAGCATTCCGATAAAGGCGACGCTGATTTTCTCGAACCAGCTGATGGAACACCTCCATCCGGAAGACGCGTGCGACCAGCTCGCGAACGTGTTCGCCGCGCTTGAGCCCGGCGGAAAATACTTCTGCATTACGCCGAACCGAATGAACGGCCCGCACGACGTCTCGGGCGGCATCGACGAAGTGGCGCGGGGCTTTCACTTGCGCGAGTACACCAACCGTGAGCTGGCGAGCCTGTTGCGCTCCGCGGGTTTCGCGCGCGTGCAGGCTTTCGTGCGCATCCGCAAGTTCCAGACGACGCTGCCGCTAGGCGTCGTGATCGCGCTCGAAACCGTCGTCAGCTGCCTGCCGCGGAGCCTCGGACGGCGCGTTTCGAACTTGCCGATACTGCGCCGCACGCTCGGAATCCAGCTCATCGCGACACGTCGCTGAGGATAACTCCGACTGCATTGCGGCGAGACCGGTGACGCTGTCGGCATTCCCAGCCGGCCTGCCGAGCCCCTTCGCCAGGTCAGACTTGAGCAAGTGGTTGCCGACGATTGAAATTGCGACAGGCCTCGATCAGCGGGCGCTCGACGAACAGGTGCAGCAGGCAGCCGCAGGCGATCGTGCCGGCGAAGACCACAACATAGATAACTTTCGGCGTCAGCGAGACATAGGCCGAAACCCTGATCATGACCTTGGCGAGCAGGCCGAGAAAGGCCTCATGGGTCAGGTAGATCGAATAGGATGCATCCCCGATCAGGTTGAGAAGCCGCACGTTGGATGGCCACTGTCCGGCAGATTCCAGCGATGCTGCCCCGGCTATGATCAGGCCGAAGGCGATGGCGTAGGCGATCTGCGTCTGGCTGTAGGGCATGCCCTCGCTTTCGAGCGCATAGGCGGCGGCCAGCAGCGCCAGACCGGCTGGAAACGCGCATTTGACGACACTCGGCCTGCCGTTCGTCCAGCAGTGGAAGGCCAGGATACCGACAAGAAAATTGAGATTGAGCGACGTGAAATAGGTAGTCCACGGCGTCCAGCCGCTGCCATCTTGGTGCTGGAATATCGGCAGGCAGGCCAGCATCCATAGCGCAAAGACGGCCCTTCCAACATTCCTATTAATAATGAAGAGCGCGAAAACGAGATAGAAGGCCATTTCATTGACGAGGGACCACGCCGGCGCGATCGGAAATTCCAGGCTGTCGAGGCGGACGAGGAATGCGGTCGAAATCCAGCGGCCGACGGTGTCCGGCAGCACGACCGCTCCCGGCGTTCCAAATCCCATCGCCACCAGTGCGCAGAAGATGCCGACATAGACCCAATAGACCGGGAACACCCGCACAAAGCGGCGTGTCAGATAGCGGCCCAGCTGGTCTGGGTTGCCGATATCGTGACGGTGGGCGAGGGCGATGACGAATCCCGAAAGTACGAAGAAGAAATCAACGCCCAAATTGCCGCGTCGGGTGAAGTTGGAAAACAGTTCCTCTCCAAGATAACGCGGCAGAGTCATCGTGAGCGAAAGATGGTAGCCGAGGACGGCCATTGCCGCAAAACCTCTGGCCTGCTGCAAGGCGTGCAATTGCATCGCTCAACCTCCACGAGGCATCAGATGAAGAGGTAGCATGTCTATCCTTTTACTGGAGGATTCGTCAAAAATGTCGTGGCTATAAGTAGGTAACCCTCGGCCGTTGCGCGAACTAAGTGGTCTGAGCTGACCTGAGCCCCTGAACTTCCTCCAAAAATGGGTAGAATCCGTCCACCTTGAGGGAGACGGAGATGAAGCAGTCGAGGTTCACGGAAGAGCGGATCATTGCGGTGTTGCGGGAGCACGAGGCAGGATCGAAGACCGGTGATGTTTGCCGGAAGCACGGGATCAGCAGCGCGACGTTCTACAAGTGGAAGGCCAAGTATGGTGGCCTGGACGTATCCGAAGCTCGACGCCTCAAGGTCCTTGCCGACGAGAATGCGAAGCTGAAGAAGCTGTTGGCCGAGGCGATGCTCGACAACGCCATGCTAAAGGACCTCAATTCAAAAAAATGGTGACGCCCGTTGCAAGGCGGCAGGCTGTGGCTCACCTTTGTTCGAGTTTTGAGGTCAGTCAGCGGCGGGCGTGTGAAGTGATTGGGGCTGATCGGTCCTCGGTGCGTTATCTCAGCCTTCGGCCTGACGACGCGACCATTCGCGTCCGGCTGCGCGAGTTGGCGTCGGTGCGCCGGCGCTTTGGCTATCGCCGTCTGCTTCTCATGATCCGCAGTGAAGGCGTGCTTATCAACCACAAGAAGCTGAGGCGGCTGTATGCCGAGGAGCGGCTGCAGGTTCGCCGGCGAGGTGGACGCAAAAGAGCTCTCGGAACACGGGTTCCGATGGAGTTGCCGCAGGGACCGAACCAGCGCTGGTCACTGGATTTCGTCAGCGACACGCTGACCGACAGCCGACGCTTCCGTATCCTGGCTGTCGTTGATGACTTCACCCGGGAATGCATCGCATTGGTGGCCGACACGTCGTTGTCGGGGATCCGGGTGGGTCGTGAGCTCGATGCCGCGATCGCCCGACGAGGCCGCCCAACGATGATCGTCAGCGACAACGGGACCGAGCTCACCAGCATGGCCATCCTGCGTTGGTCGCAGCTCACCCGGATCGAGTGGCACTACATCGCGCCGGGCAAGCCGCAGCAGAATGCCTTCGTGGAAAGCTTCAATGGACGACTGCGCGACGAGTTGTTGAACGAGACGTTGTTCTCGTCACTCGATCATGCTCGGGAGCTGCTCGCCGAATGGCAGGACGATTACAACACCGTTCGTCCGCACAGCGGGATCGGCAACCTGCCGCCATCAACTTACGCCAGGCTAACAGCGTCCGAGATGCAACGGGACGGGACGCTGCGCTGTGTCGAGGGCTCCGCGCCCCGTCCCGTTGCATCACCAAGCCACACAGGCTCAAATGACCAAAGGATTCCGCCCATCGCTGGATGACCTTTGGGGCTCAGGTCAGAGCCCGCAGAGTCTTCCAAGAATGGTAGAGTCCGTCACCTTTGAAGGGATGGACCATGAAGCCAAGTCTGCTTGACGTTCGCTCCGGTCCGCGACGAGGGCCAGAGCGATCATGTAAGCGGTGGGACCGGCAGCGGATTGTTGATGCGCGATGCAAACGGCTGCGAGCCCGATGCATCTATCTCGATGTTCGCGTACCAAACGGCCAACGGCAGGCCATCTAGGTTATTCCCTCGATACAACGCCAGATTCCACCAGAATGGTGCCCTGGCCTGCGTGCCAACTTGCACGCCGCTCCGATTCCAGAGCTGATTGCCATCGAGCCAAGTCTGCACAAACCCATTGGGATAGTTGTCCATCCGGAATGTCGTCCTCACGAAATGCCAACGGCCAGTCGCGCAGCTGACATAGGGAGAACTCCAGGTCGTCGGATCGATATGAACCCAGGCGCCATACCTCCCGTTACGAGCATAGAGCGCATGGGTTGGTCCGGAATTGACGCCGCCAGTCTGATCGTGAAGATTGGGAAGACCACAGAAGGTGCAGTCGAAGGTCGAGCCTGGCTCTATGAAGAAGGCAAACGAGATGTCGCTGGTCACTTGCCACGGAATCAAGAGATGGGCGGTATTGAATTGAATTCGGTCGATGCTGGCCCCATCGAACGGGGCGTGATCACCTTTATGCACTTCGAAGCGATATAGATTGAGGTAGTTCGGATCGTTCACCTTGATCAGGCAATAGGGATAAGCCCCGGCACGACCCTGCAAGGACCCATTAAGAGCACTCGTCGACGTCGTGACCGGATAAATGAGGTTGTTTCCGTTCCCGGTCGGGAGATGTTTGTAGGGCGCGACATTGGTCGGCCCCGTACTCAAGCCGAGACCGCCGATCTTCGGCCTGACATCCATCGCGGTCAGGAAGCTATAGAGCGCCTTGCTGAAATCGAGCTGCTGCTGTGCTGTCAGCTTCGATCCATAATGCACGAAGGCAACCTGACGCGACGTGAAATGACCGCGCCCGCTCTTGAGGATCTGAACGGTGCCGGCGCCCGCACTGTGGGTTGCGGTGCCAGTGCCGATCGATGAGCCGTCGAGAAAGACCTGAATCTGCGCCGTTGTGTCATTCTGTTGTACTGTCCAATGTCCAACGGTCGAGCCGTAGACGCTGCTGAGGGAAATTCCATCTGACGTATTGAGGCCCGCTATGATGTTACTGATTACGGAGCCATTGGCCTTGTGACCGATAAACAGTTTTCCGCCATTGCACTGGAATGGACTGACGTCGTCGGATG is from Bradyrhizobium xenonodulans and encodes:
- a CDS encoding methyltransferase domain-containing protein, giving the protein MASELLIDPKRAHHYKVEVKLADRLRNSSRAERKHLYSSVYEELFREVPYHPLLELKSQRAVKRAELQELFETLRPFLDRDTVYAEVGAGDCALTMLVAPHVRKAYAIDVSETVTRGAGAPNLEVVLSDGISIPIKATLIFSNQLMEHLHPEDACDQLANVFAALEPGGKYFCITPNRMNGPHDVSGGIDEVARGFHLREYTNRELASLLRSAGFARVQAFVRIRKFQTTLPLGVVIALETVVSCLPRSLGRRVSNLPILRRTLGIQLIATRR
- a CDS encoding acyltransferase family protein, encoding MQLHALQQARGFAAMAVLGYHLSLTMTLPRYLGEELFSNFTRRGNLGVDFFFVLSGFVIALAHRHDIGNPDQLGRYLTRRFVRVFPVYWVYVGIFCALVAMGFGTPGAVVLPDTVGRWISTAFLVRLDSLEFPIAPAWSLVNEMAFYLVFALFIINRNVGRAVFALWMLACLPIFQHQDGSGWTPWTTYFTSLNLNFLVGILAFHCWTNGRPSVVKCAFPAGLALLAAAYALESEGMPYSQTQIAYAIAFGLIIAGAASLESAGQWPSNVRLLNLIGDASYSIYLTHEAFLGLLAKVMIRVSAYVSLTPKVIYVVVFAGTIACGCLLHLFVERPLIEACRNFNRRQPLAQV
- a CDS encoding IS3 family transposase (programmed frameshift), translated to MKQSRFTEERIIAVLREHEAGSKTGDVCRKHGISSATFYKWKAKYGGLDVSEARRLKVLADENAKLKKLLAEAMLDNAMLKDLNSKKLVTPVARRQAVAHLCSSFEVSQRRACEVIGADRSSVRYLSLRPDDATIRVRLRELASVRRRFGYRRLLLMIRSEGVLINHKKLRRLYAEERLQVRRRGGRKRALGTRVPMELPQGPNQRWSLDFVSDTLTDSRRFRILAVVDDFTRECIALVADTSLSGIRVGRELDAAIARRGRPTMIVSDNGTELTSMAILRWSQLTRIEWHYIAPGKPQQNAFVESFNGRLRDELLNETLFSSLDHARELLAEWQDDYNTVRPHSGIGNLPPSTYARLTASEMQRDGTLRCVEGSAPRPVASPSHTGSNDQRIPPIAG